A region of Rhizorhabdus wittichii RW1 DNA encodes the following proteins:
- a CDS encoding SOUL heme-binding protein (PFAM: SOUL heme-binding protein) — protein MAKIGWGKILAGVATAAAAGAAYVYFKQRAARAPIYETLASEGGFEIRRYPALLVLETAQYGTRDRALGNGFGLLADYMFGEGRDGEEIPIAMPVLAEALPGDAWRIRFLLPQGIDRDGLDPPGPGISIAEIPAREVAVIAVPGKPTDRLFAAKAGELGRWIAAQGRKPAGEVEHAYYNSPLKPGTTLPNELFVPLAA, from the coding sequence ATGGCGAAGATCGGTTGGGGCAAGATACTGGCGGGCGTGGCCACCGCCGCCGCGGCCGGCGCGGCCTATGTCTATTTCAAGCAGCGCGCGGCGCGGGCGCCGATATACGAGACGCTGGCGAGCGAGGGCGGGTTCGAGATCCGCCGCTATCCGGCCCTGCTCGTCCTCGAGACCGCCCAATATGGCACGCGCGACCGCGCGCTCGGCAATGGCTTCGGCCTGCTCGCCGACTATATGTTCGGCGAAGGCCGCGACGGCGAGGAGATACCGATCGCCATGCCGGTGCTGGCGGAGGCGCTGCCCGGCGACGCCTGGCGCATCCGCTTCCTGCTGCCGCAGGGCATCGACCGCGACGGGCTCGATCCGCCGGGGCCGGGGATATCGATCGCCGAGATCCCGGCGCGCGAGGTCGCCGTCATCGCGGTCCCCGGCAAGCCGACCGACCGCTTGTTCGCGGCGAAGGCCGGCGAACTCGGCCGCTGGATCGCGGCGCAGGGGCGGAAGCCGGCGGGCGAGGTCGAGCATGCCTATTATAATTCGCCGCTCAAGCCGGGCACGACTCTGCCCAACGAGCTGTTCGTTCCGCTCGCAGCCTAG
- a CDS encoding transcriptional regulator, XRE family (PFAM: helix-turn-helix domain protein): MKSCIREVRRAKGMTLQDVADRCVPPTTAQTIGRLETGVRTVSIRWLNRIAAALGVEAAELVRVPEQATLDILALLGPDGAAAPRQPQIAALPRPSYSGLTMLVETSVGEYRTGDMIWLERLDPRSFGQALNRDVLAPRAGGRFVFGRLIDHDGHRLQILPPGQGSRQQIIDAPWLAVAIQLLRPLA; this comes from the coding sequence ATGAAGAGCTGCATCCGCGAAGTACGGCGCGCCAAGGGAATGACGCTGCAGGACGTGGCGGACCGCTGCGTCCCGCCGACGACGGCGCAGACGATCGGCCGGCTCGAAACCGGTGTGCGGACCGTCTCGATCCGCTGGCTCAACCGCATCGCCGCCGCGCTCGGGGTCGAAGCCGCCGAACTGGTCCGCGTCCCCGAACAGGCCACGCTCGACATCCTCGCCCTGCTCGGTCCCGACGGCGCCGCCGCGCCGCGCCAGCCGCAGATCGCCGCCCTGCCCCGGCCGTCCTACAGCGGGCTGACCATGCTCGTCGAAACCAGCGTCGGCGAATATCGCACCGGCGACATGATCTGGCTGGAGCGGCTCGACCCGCGCTCGTTCGGCCAGGCGCTCAACCGCGACGTGCTGGCGCCGCGCGCGGGCGGGCGCTTCGTCTTCGGCCGGCTGATCGACCATGACGGCCACCGGCTGCAGATCCTGCCCCCGGGCCAGGGATCGCGCCAGCAGATCATCGATGCGCCGTGGCTGGCGGTCGCCATCCAGTTGCTCCGGCCGCTCGCCTGA
- a CDS encoding Cystathionine gamma-synthase (PFAM: Cys/Met metabolism pyridoxal-phosphate-dependent enzymes) — protein MPKNTEHTLSGTTPRRRPKPEVLEIGGHKLKPSTLMMGHGYDPMLSEGALKPPIFLTSTFVFENAAAGKRHFEGVTGKRPGGAEGLVYSRFNGPDQEILEDRLGIWEDAEDALSFSSGMSAIATLLLSLVRPGDVIVHSAPLYAATETLIARILGRFGVSWLDFPAGATPEEIETVIAAAKAKGRVALIYLESPANPTNALVDVQAVRDVRDRLFAGEDEKPPIAIDNTFLGPLWSKPLRHGAELVVYSLTKYAGGHSDLVAGGVVGAKALLDPVRAMRNTIGTITDPNTAWMLLRSLETLELRMSRAGENAAKVCEWLRGQPQVDRVGYLGFLQPGSRQADIYQRHCDGAGSTFSLYLKGGEREAFAFLDALRIAKLAVSLGGTETLASHPAGMTHLSVPEERKRALDIGDNLVRISIGIEDPDDLIADFEQALRAIG, from the coding sequence ATGCCCAAAAACACCGAACATACGCTGAGCGGCACGACGCCGCGCCGGCGCCCCAAGCCCGAGGTCCTCGAGATCGGCGGCCACAAGCTCAAGCCTTCGACCCTGATGATGGGCCACGGCTATGACCCGATGCTTTCGGAAGGCGCGCTCAAGCCGCCGATCTTCCTGACCTCCACCTTCGTCTTCGAGAATGCCGCCGCCGGCAAGCGCCATTTCGAGGGCGTCACCGGCAAGCGGCCGGGCGGGGCCGAGGGCCTGGTCTATTCGCGCTTCAACGGCCCGGACCAGGAGATATTGGAGGATCGGCTCGGCATCTGGGAGGATGCGGAGGACGCGCTGAGCTTCTCCAGCGGCATGTCGGCGATCGCGACGCTGCTGCTCAGCCTGGTCCGCCCCGGCGACGTGATCGTCCATTCGGCGCCGCTCTATGCCGCCACCGAGACGCTGATCGCCCGCATCCTCGGCCGGTTCGGCGTGTCGTGGCTCGACTTCCCGGCCGGCGCGACGCCGGAGGAGATCGAGACGGTGATCGCGGCGGCCAAGGCGAAGGGGCGGGTCGCGCTGATCTATCTGGAAAGCCCCGCCAATCCGACCAACGCGTTGGTCGACGTGCAGGCGGTCCGCGACGTGCGCGACCGGCTGTTCGCCGGCGAGGACGAGAAGCCGCCGATCGCGATCGACAACACCTTCCTCGGCCCGCTCTGGTCGAAGCCGCTGCGCCACGGCGCCGAACTGGTGGTCTATTCGCTGACCAAATATGCCGGCGGGCACAGCGACCTGGTCGCCGGCGGCGTGGTCGGCGCCAAGGCGCTGCTCGATCCGGTCCGCGCGATGCGCAACACGATCGGCACGATCACCGATCCCAACACCGCCTGGATGCTGCTGCGCTCGCTGGAGACGCTCGAACTCCGGATGAGCCGCGCGGGCGAGAACGCCGCCAAGGTCTGCGAATGGCTGCGCGGCCAGCCGCAGGTCGACCGGGTCGGCTATCTCGGCTTCCTCCAGCCCGGATCGCGCCAGGCCGACATCTACCAGCGGCATTGCGACGGCGCGGGATCGACCTTCTCGCTCTACCTGAAGGGCGGCGAGCGGGAGGCCTTCGCCTTCCTCGACGCGCTCAGGATCGCCAAGCTGGCGGTCAGCCTGGGCGGGACCGAGACGCTGGCCAGCCATCCCGCCGGCATGACCCACCTGTCGGTGCCCGAGGAGCGCAAGCGCGCGCTCGACATCGGCGACAACCTCGTCCGCATCTCGATCGGCATCGAGGACCCGGACGACCTGATCGCCGATTTCGAACAGGCGCTTCGCGCGATCGGCTGA
- a CDS encoding transcriptional regulator, MarR family (PFAM: regulatory protein, MarR), whose amino-acid sequence MAYWGSAPIILVSADTEEGMAAASRSVEAAGGRIAASVDIDTATDRLDSQVAIDLVWVDVAVDHGPALDRLLERLAVGAARGDFAAMVVIPSELVDIVASQIGGSAVSILVGRNARALDAALADRLARAAPQLREDGGDEAIRRHDFPMESFDQPHRPIPLLREGGDDGEGRGYEPPPRPAVVDAGMIRDIIRGRRLRDELFGAGLFADPAWDILLDLMAARIERRPVAVSSLCIAAAVPATTALRWIKQLTEADLLRRVADPDDGRRVFIELTDHAAAAMEAYFAAMPAGARG is encoded by the coding sequence ATGGCATATTGGGGCTCGGCTCCGATCATCTTGGTTTCCGCCGATACGGAGGAGGGGATGGCGGCGGCGTCGAGAAGCGTGGAGGCCGCCGGCGGGCGGATCGCGGCATCGGTCGATATCGATACGGCGACGGACCGGCTCGACAGCCAGGTGGCGATCGACCTCGTCTGGGTCGACGTCGCCGTCGATCATGGTCCGGCCCTCGACCGGCTGCTCGAGCGGCTGGCCGTCGGCGCGGCGCGCGGCGACTTCGCGGCGATGGTCGTGATCCCGTCGGAGCTGGTCGACATCGTCGCCTCGCAGATCGGCGGCAGCGCCGTCAGTATCCTGGTCGGCCGCAACGCGCGCGCGCTGGATGCGGCGCTGGCCGATCGGCTGGCGCGCGCGGCGCCGCAACTTCGCGAGGATGGCGGCGACGAGGCGATCCGGCGCCACGACTTTCCGATGGAGAGCTTCGACCAGCCGCACCGGCCCATCCCGCTGCTGCGCGAAGGCGGCGATGACGGGGAGGGGCGCGGCTATGAGCCGCCGCCGCGTCCGGCCGTCGTCGATGCCGGCATGATCCGCGACATCATCCGCGGGCGCCGCCTGCGCGACGAGCTGTTCGGCGCGGGCCTGTTCGCCGATCCGGCCTGGGACATATTGCTCGACCTGATGGCGGCGCGGATCGAGCGGCGCCCGGTCGCGGTATCGAGCCTGTGCATCGCCGCGGCGGTGCCGGCGACGACGGCGCTGCGCTGGATCAAGCAGCTCACCGAAGCCGATCTGCTCCGCCGGGTCGCCGATCCCGACGACGGCCGGCGCGTGTTCATCGAGCTGACCGACCATGCCGCGGCGGCGATGGAGGCCTATTTCGCGGCGATGCCGGCCGGCGCGCGAGGCTGA
- a CDS encoding Hemerythrin HHE cation binding domain protein (PFAM: Hemerythrin HHE cation binding domain protein) produces the protein MPGKYGSRNAQGKHRIAKDDPLAISLLKEEHHTFRTLFDEAEKARPDRLVAIARELCMRLTVHMAIEEEILYPALKPVIGGDEVNEGIVEHQSGKRIIAELEQLDGTEELFASKVHVLGEETVHHIDEEDEDLFEDARAAGEKGGIDLDALGGKLRSRQAELYNQIMATGETGKTCEAQPDEVERA, from the coding sequence GTGCCGGGCAAATATGGTTCGCGCAACGCACAGGGGAAGCACCGGATCGCCAAGGACGATCCGCTGGCGATCAGCCTGCTCAAGGAGGAGCACCACACCTTCCGCACCCTGTTCGACGAGGCGGAGAAGGCCCGTCCCGACCGCCTCGTCGCCATCGCGCGCGAGCTGTGCATGCGGCTGACCGTGCACATGGCGATCGAGGAGGAGATCCTCTACCCCGCGCTCAAGCCCGTGATCGGCGGCGACGAGGTCAACGAGGGCATCGTCGAGCATCAGTCGGGCAAGCGCATCATCGCCGAACTGGAGCAACTCGACGGCACCGAAGAGCTATTCGCCTCGAAGGTCCACGTCCTGGGCGAGGAGACCGTCCACCATATCGACGAGGAAGACGAGGATCTGTTCGAGGATGCCCGCGCGGCCGGTGAGAAAGGCGGGATCGACCTCGACGCGCTGGGCGGGAAGCTCCGGTCGCGCCAGGCCGAGCTCTACAACCAGATCATGGCGACCGGCGAGACCGGCAAGACCTGCGAGGCGCAGCCCGACGAGGTCGAGCGCGCCTGA
- a CDS encoding UDP-N-acetylglucosamine 1-carboxyvinyltransferase (TIGRFAM: UDP-N-acetylglucosamine 1-carboxyvinyltransferase~PFAM: EPSP synthase (3-phosphoshikimate 1-carboxyvinyltransferase)) yields the protein MDRITIRGGNRLKGRLPISGAKNAALTLLPCSLLTAERLTLTNLPRLADVDSFGHLLNELGVSTTMSRGNGETIGRKLTMSAGTIASTVAPYDIVRKMRASILVLGPLVARAGEATVSLPGGCAIGNRPIDLHLKALEALGAEIELAAGYVKAIAPSGGLRGGRISFPVVSVGATENALMAAVLAQGETVMENAAREPEIVDLARCLVAMGAEIDGIGTDRLVVQGKTSLHGAEYEVMPDRIEAGSYACAAAITGGEIDLVGARTDDMEAILQGLRTAGVGIEPFDGGIRVTANGKLRPLTLSTAPFPAFPTDMQAQFMAMLAMADGTSVLTETIFENRYMHVPELTRMGADIQVHGRTAIVKGVDRIVGADVMATDLRASMSLVLAGLVAEGETRVHRVYHLDRGYERLEEKLSAVGADIERESDG from the coding sequence ATGGATCGCATCACGATAAGGGGCGGCAACCGCCTCAAGGGCCGCCTGCCGATATCAGGGGCCAAGAACGCGGCGCTGACGCTGCTGCCCTGCTCGCTCCTCACGGCGGAGCGGCTGACTCTCACCAATCTGCCGCGTCTCGCCGACGTCGACAGCTTCGGCCATCTGCTCAACGAGCTGGGCGTCTCGACGACGATGAGCCGCGGCAATGGCGAGACCATCGGCCGAAAGCTCACCATGTCGGCGGGCACGATCGCCTCGACCGTCGCGCCCTACGACATCGTCCGCAAGATGCGCGCGTCGATCCTCGTGCTCGGCCCGCTGGTCGCGCGGGCAGGGGAGGCGACGGTCTCGCTGCCGGGCGGCTGCGCGATCGGCAACCGTCCGATCGACCTGCACCTCAAGGCGCTCGAGGCGCTGGGCGCGGAGATCGAGCTGGCGGCCGGCTATGTGAAGGCGATCGCCCCGTCGGGCGGGCTGCGCGGCGGACGGATCAGCTTCCCGGTCGTGTCGGTCGGGGCCACCGAGAACGCGCTGATGGCCGCCGTCCTCGCCCAGGGCGAGACGGTGATGGAGAATGCCGCGCGCGAGCCCGAGATCGTCGATCTCGCCCGCTGCCTCGTCGCGATGGGCGCCGAGATCGACGGCATCGGCACCGACCGCCTCGTCGTCCAGGGCAAGACGAGCCTGCACGGCGCCGAATATGAGGTGATGCCCGACCGGATCGAGGCGGGCAGCTATGCCTGCGCCGCGGCGATCACCGGCGGCGAGATCGATCTGGTCGGCGCCCGGACCGACGATATGGAGGCGATCCTGCAGGGCCTGCGCACCGCCGGTGTCGGGATCGAGCCGTTCGACGGCGGCATCCGCGTGACCGCGAACGGCAAGCTGCGCCCGCTGACGCTCTCGACCGCGCCGTTCCCGGCCTTCCCGACCGACATGCAGGCGCAGTTCATGGCGATGCTGGCGATGGCGGACGGAACCAGCGTGCTGACCGAGACGATCTTCGAGAACCGCTACATGCACGTTCCCGAACTGACCCGCATGGGCGCGGACATCCAGGTCCATGGCCGCACCGCGATCGTCAAGGGCGTCGACCGCATCGTCGGGGCCGACGTGATGGCGACCGACCTGCGCGCCTCGATGAGCCTGGTGCTCGCCGGCCTCGTCGCCGAGGGCGAGACGCGGGTCCACCGGGTCTATCATCTCGATCGCGGCTATGAGCGGCTCGAGGAGAAGCTGTCGGCGGTGGGCGCGGACATCGAGCGCGAAAGCGACGGCTGA
- a CDS encoding ATP-dependent Clp protease adaptor protein ClpS (PFAM: ATP-dependent Clp protease adaptor protein ClpS), with protein sequence MSPICVSPAPIMSHSAFTTAPTGMATRKDGDDNGTGLGLATRTRTRTKKPSPYKVLMLNDDYTPMEFVVLCLQRFFRMNLEDATRVMLHVHQKGVGVCGVFSYEVAETKVSQVVDFARQNQHPLQCTLEKA encoded by the coding sequence ATGTCCCCCATTTGTGTGAGTCCCGCGCCGATCATGAGCCATTCCGCCTTCACCACTGCCCCGACCGGCATGGCCACGCGCAAGGATGGCGATGACAACGGCACCGGCCTTGGCCTCGCCACGCGCACCCGGACGCGGACCAAGAAGCCGTCGCCCTACAAGGTGCTGATGCTCAACGACGACTATACGCCGATGGAGTTCGTCGTCCTGTGCCTGCAGCGCTTCTTCCGGATGAACCTGGAGGATGCGACCCGGGTGATGCTCCACGTCCACCAGAAGGGCGTCGGCGTCTGCGGGGTGTTCAGCTACGAGGTCGCCGAGACCAAGGTGAGTCAGGTCGTCGACTTCGCCCGCCAGAACCAGCACCCGCTGCAATGCACGCTTGAGAAAGCGTAG
- a CDS encoding phasin family protein (TIGRFAM: phasin family protein) produces MLLRLCCTAQYILHQLKKCVLCIATSKTEFDSMADKLPGKDKAASAAKADAKAPMQAKPVVAKAAAPKPADPKPAPVAAEVVAKPAPVAPAAKVEPVAVKAQPAKAVAPEKPAVAPVAKTVSPSVVKVATPAVKPAPAASQPETKGVRVMATTVPPQPKAAAEKVNIMISDFNDRAKAAFEKTAKAGEELGEFTKGNFEAFATSAKTAAKGAESLGQELADYGKKSFESASATIKSLAAVKTPTELFQIQSDYAKSAFDSAVAEASKLSEAWLKLAGEVVQPISSRYALAAEKFKSTAL; encoded by the coding sequence GTGCTGTTACGATTATGTTGCACTGCACAATACATCTTGCATCAGCTCAAAAAATGCGTATTGTGCATCGCAACATCAAAGACGGAATTCGATTCGATGGCGGACAAGCTTCCCGGCAAGGACAAAGCGGCATCGGCGGCCAAGGCGGATGCCAAGGCGCCCATGCAGGCCAAGCCCGTCGTGGCGAAGGCCGCGGCGCCCAAGCCGGCTGATCCCAAGCCTGCTCCCGTGGCGGCCGAGGTCGTTGCCAAGCCGGCGCCGGTCGCTCCGGCCGCCAAGGTCGAACCCGTCGCGGTGAAGGCGCAGCCGGCGAAGGCCGTCGCGCCGGAAAAGCCGGCGGTGGCTCCCGTCGCAAAGACTGTTTCGCCGTCGGTCGTCAAGGTTGCGACGCCCGCGGTCAAGCCCGCCCCGGCAGCGTCACAGCCGGAAACGAAGGGAGTGCGCGTCATGGCCACCACCGTTCCACCCCAGCCCAAGGCTGCTGCTGAAAAGGTCAATATCATGATTTCCGATTTCAACGATCGTGCGAAGGCTGCGTTCGAGAAGACTGCCAAGGCCGGCGAAGAGCTGGGCGAGTTCACCAAGGGCAATTTCGAGGCGTTCGCGACCTCGGCGAAGACCGCCGCCAAGGGTGCCGAGTCGCTCGGCCAGGAACTGGCCGACTATGGCAAGAAGAGCTTCGAGAGCGCTTCGGCCACGATCAAGAGCCTGGCCGCGGTGAAGACCCCGACCGAGCTGTTCCAGATCCAGAGCGACTATGCCAAGTCGGCGTTCGACAGCGCCGTCGCGGAAGCGTCGAAGCTGAGCGAAGCCTGGCTGAAGCTGGCCGGCGAGGTCGTCCAGCCGATCTCGAGCCGCTACGCGCTTGCCGCCGAGAAGTTCAAGTCCACGGCGCTCTGA
- a CDS encoding poly(R)-hydroxyalkanoic acid synthase, class I (TIGRFAM: poly(R)-hydroxyalkanoic acid synthase, class I~PFAM: alpha/beta hydrolase fold; Poly-beta-hydroxybutyrate polymerase domain protein) gives MADMGEERGAPGDGEAFELPSLEEVQHWTGVIGQAQQMLMEHMAEAMAQAPADLSLPPMPSMPAPVFPDPEKLADQQSELMKASLGLFGQLMEEGAGKEAARDRRFKAAQWRETPLFGVIADAYLLLCDAWLKGVDALEGLPPKQREQLKFATRIVADAMSPANFALTNPQVLERIFETRGENLLRGLDHMLADIGKGKLTHSDTEAFELGRNIAATPGKVIHETPLYQLIHYAPVTDTVMEVPLLIFPPWINRFYILDLNPKNSFIRWAVAQGFSVFVVSWKSADESIADVTMDDYVVRGQVDAIDTVRALLGVDHVHTVGYCVAGTALAMTLAYLAARGEADKVRSATFFTAQVDFSEAGELNLFVDDDQLKLIDALTQGSGVLDGRFMAATFNLLRGRDLIWHYVVQNYLLGEDYPAFDLLYWNGDVTNLPGKWHRAYLENLYRDNLLVQPGALSVDGVPIDLRRIETPAYVQAGREDHIAPSRSVWKITGQVAGPLRFVLAGSGHIAGVVNPPEAGKYQYWTCDAPVETLEAFQAAASETKGSWWPDWQAWARALAPAEVAAEGARRPGEGSLPAIEDAPGRYVRTP, from the coding sequence ATGGCGGACATGGGCGAAGAGCGCGGCGCACCCGGAGACGGGGAGGCGTTCGAGTTGCCGTCGTTGGAAGAGGTCCAGCACTGGACCGGGGTGATCGGCCAGGCGCAGCAGATGCTGATGGAGCATATGGCCGAGGCGATGGCCCAGGCCCCCGCAGACCTGTCGCTGCCGCCGATGCCGTCGATGCCGGCGCCGGTCTTCCCCGATCCCGAGAAGCTGGCCGACCAGCAGAGCGAGCTGATGAAGGCCAGCCTCGGCCTGTTCGGCCAGTTGATGGAGGAAGGGGCGGGGAAGGAGGCCGCGCGCGACCGGCGCTTCAAGGCGGCGCAGTGGCGCGAGACGCCGCTGTTCGGGGTCATCGCCGACGCCTATCTGCTGCTGTGCGATGCCTGGCTGAAGGGCGTCGATGCGCTCGAAGGATTGCCGCCCAAGCAGCGCGAGCAGCTCAAATTCGCCACCCGCATCGTTGCCGACGCGATGTCGCCGGCCAATTTCGCGCTCACCAACCCGCAGGTGCTGGAGCGCATCTTCGAGACGCGCGGCGAGAACCTGCTGCGCGGGCTCGATCATATGCTGGCCGACATCGGCAAGGGCAAGCTGACCCACAGCGACACCGAGGCGTTCGAGCTCGGCCGCAACATCGCCGCGACGCCGGGCAAGGTGATCCACGAGACGCCGCTCTACCAGCTCATCCACTACGCGCCCGTCACCGACACGGTGATGGAGGTGCCGCTGCTGATCTTCCCGCCGTGGATCAACCGCTTCTACATCCTCGACCTCAATCCCAAGAACAGCTTCATCCGCTGGGCGGTCGCCCAGGGCTTCTCGGTGTTCGTCGTCTCGTGGAAGTCGGCCGACGAGAGCATAGCGGACGTGACGATGGACGACTATGTCGTGCGCGGGCAGGTCGACGCGATCGATACGGTCCGCGCGCTGCTGGGCGTCGATCATGTCCACACCGTCGGCTATTGTGTCGCGGGGACGGCGCTGGCGATGACGCTCGCCTATCTCGCCGCGCGGGGCGAGGCGGACAAGGTGAGGAGCGCGACCTTCTTCACCGCGCAGGTCGATTTCAGCGAGGCGGGCGAGCTCAACCTGTTCGTCGACGACGATCAGCTCAAGCTGATCGATGCGCTGACCCAGGGGAGCGGGGTGCTGGACGGCCGCTTCATGGCGGCGACCTTCAACCTGCTGCGCGGACGTGACCTGATCTGGCACTATGTCGTGCAGAACTATCTGCTGGGCGAGGACTATCCCGCCTTCGACCTGCTCTACTGGAACGGCGACGTCACCAACCTGCCCGGCAAGTGGCACCGCGCCTATCTGGAGAATCTCTACCGCGACAATCTGCTGGTCCAGCCGGGCGCGCTGTCGGTCGACGGCGTGCCGATCGACCTGCGGCGGATCGAGACGCCGGCCTATGTCCAGGCCGGGCGCGAGGACCATATCGCACCGTCGCGCAGCGTGTGGAAGATCACCGGGCAAGTGGCCGGGCCGCTGCGGTTCGTGCTGGCGGGGTCCGGGCACATCGCCGGGGTGGTCAACCCGCCCGAGGCTGGCAAATATCAGTATTGGACCTGCGACGCGCCGGTCGAGACGCTCGAAGCGTTCCAGGCTGCGGCGAGCGAGACCAAGGGAAGCTGGTGGCCCGACTGGCAGGCCTGGGCGCGCGCGCTGGCGCCGGCCGAGGTCGCGGCGGAGGGTGCGCGGCGGCCCGGCGAGGGCTCCTTGCCGGCGATCGAGGATGCTCCGGGCCGCTACGTGCGGACGCCCTGA
- a CDS encoding aminotransferase (PFAM: aminotransferase, class I and II) codes for MSEEFYRIKRLPPYVIAEVNAMRAAARARGEDIIDLGMGNPDLPPPPHVIDKLCEVARKPDAHGYSASKGIPGLRKAQAGYYQRRFGVDLDPESEVVVTLGSKEGLANLAQAITAPGDVVLAPNPSYPIHTFGFIIAGATIRSVPTTPDERYWEALDRAVKFTVPKPSVLVVGYPSNPTAEVVDLAFYERLVAWAKEHNIWVLSDLAYSELYYDGVPTPSILQVPGGKDVAVEFTSMSKTYSMAGWRMGFAVGNKQLISALTRVKSYLDYGAFTPIQAAAVAAINGPQDIVEKNRELYKKRRDVLVESFARAGWDIPPSRASMFCWAPLPPAVAHLGSLEFSKQLLTHAGVAVAPGVGYGEDGEGYVRIAMVENEQRIRQAARNVKRYLQSMGVNVGSKTAG; via the coding sequence ATGTCCGAGGAATTTTACCGCATCAAGCGCCTGCCGCCTTATGTCATCGCCGAAGTCAACGCGATGCGGGCAGCGGCGCGAGCGCGGGGCGAGGACATCATCGACCTGGGCATGGGCAATCCCGACCTGCCGCCGCCGCCGCACGTCATCGACAAGCTGTGCGAGGTCGCCCGCAAGCCCGACGCCCACGGCTATTCGGCGTCGAAGGGCATTCCGGGGCTCCGCAAGGCGCAGGCCGGCTATTATCAGCGCCGCTTCGGGGTCGATCTCGATCCCGAGAGCGAGGTCGTCGTGACGCTCGGCTCGAAGGAGGGCCTGGCCAACCTCGCCCAGGCGATCACCGCGCCCGGCGACGTCGTGCTGGCGCCGAACCCGAGCTATCCGATCCATACCTTCGGCTTCATCATCGCCGGGGCCACGATCCGCTCGGTGCCGACGACGCCCGACGAGCGCTATTGGGAGGCGCTCGACCGCGCGGTGAAGTTCACCGTGCCGAAGCCGTCGGTGCTGGTCGTCGGCTATCCGTCGAACCCGACCGCCGAGGTGGTCGACCTCGCCTTCTACGAACGGCTCGTCGCCTGGGCGAAGGAGCACAATATCTGGGTGCTGTCCGACCTTGCCTATTCGGAACTCTATTATGACGGCGTTCCGACGCCTTCGATCCTGCAGGTGCCGGGCGGCAAGGACGTCGCCGTCGAGTTCACCTCGATGTCGAAGACCTACAGCATGGCCGGCTGGCGGATGGGCTTCGCGGTGGGCAACAAGCAGCTCATCTCGGCGCTGACCCGGGTGAAGTCCTATCTCGATTATGGTGCCTTCACGCCGATCCAGGCGGCAGCGGTCGCGGCGATCAACGGGCCACAGGACATCGTCGAGAAGAACCGCGAGCTCTACAAGAAGCGCCGCGACGTGCTGGTCGAGAGCTTCGCCCGCGCCGGATGGGACATCCCGCCGTCGCGCGCATCGATGTTCTGCTGGGCGCCGCTGCCGCCGGCGGTCGCGCATCTCGGCAGCCTCGAATTCTCGAAGCAGCTTCTCACCCATGCCGGCGTCGCGGTCGCGCCGGGCGTCGGCTATGGCGAGGACGGCGAAGGCTATGTCCGCATCGCGATGGTCGAGAACGAGCAGCGCATCCGGCAGGCGGCGCGCAACGTGAAGCGCTACCTCCAGTCGATGGGCGTCAACGTCGGTTCCAAGACCGCCGGCTGA
- a CDS encoding Domain of unknown function DUF1801 (PFAM: Domain of unknown function DUF1801): protein MKSDPRIDAYIDRAAPFARPVLAHLRDLVGKSCPEAEETIKWGFPHFVLGGAILCSMAAFKAHVAFGFWQNRRVTGEQAPEKDAMGQFGRIAAIADLPDPALLGDMIARAARLIESGEKAPRPLKHARPPVEPPADLIAALGASPRAAATFEGFPPGQRREYVEWITGAKREETRRKRLDTTIAQLEEGKRLNWKYERG, encoded by the coding sequence ATGAAGAGCGATCCCCGCATCGACGCCTATATTGATCGAGCCGCGCCCTTTGCCCGGCCGGTTCTTGCCCATCTCCGTGATCTGGTTGGAAAAAGCTGCCCCGAAGCCGAGGAGACGATCAAATGGGGCTTCCCCCATTTCGTGCTCGGCGGCGCCATTCTTTGCAGCATGGCCGCCTTCAAGGCGCATGTCGCCTTCGGCTTCTGGCAGAACCGGCGCGTGACCGGCGAGCAGGCGCCGGAGAAGGACGCCATGGGCCAGTTCGGGCGGATCGCCGCCATCGCCGACCTGCCCGATCCCGCCCTGCTCGGCGACATGATCGCGCGGGCGGCCCGGCTGATCGAAAGCGGCGAGAAGGCGCCCCGCCCGCTCAAGCATGCCAGGCCGCCGGTCGAGCCGCCCGCCGACCTGATCGCCGCGCTCGGCGCCTCGCCGCGCGCCGCCGCGACCTTCGAAGGCTTTCCACCGGGACAGCGGCGCGAATATGTCGAGTGGATCACCGGGGCGAAGCGCGAGGAGACGCGCCGGAAGCGACTCGACACGACGATCGCCCAGCTCGAGGAGGGCAAGCGTCTCAACTGGAAATATGAACGCGGCTGA